The segment CAATCCGCTTTCGCCCATCAAGTCTCCAAGCGAGCAATTCCGTCCGGCAATCTGCTGCGACAACGGCGCCGCGTCACCGACTTTGAGCGCTTGATCGGCGACGCCCGAGGCAACCATTCGTTCGACATGCGCGTTGAGAACCTGCACGATCTCAGGTGGAGTCGTGCCATTCTCAAACGCGTGTCGAATCTCGGACAAACGCGAAGCAAGGTTCTCCGTCATCGATTGGGAATCTTTGTCGCCTGCCATAAACGTCATCGACGGGTGCTGCGAACTATTTGACCGATCGCATCCACGCGATCAGGTCCAGGATGTCATCACGAGTCATCGTGTCGAGAAGCCCCTGCGGCATCGGTGAGGTCGCCGACGGTTTCATGGCTTCGATTTCGGCAACGTTGATTTTCACCATACGATCAGGATTGATCATATCTGGCTGGACGTGATATTGACCTCCGGCGAGATTCACAACACGCCCCGTGACGGTTCGGCCGTCTTCCATCGCAAAAATGGTGGCTTCGTACTGATCAGAAATCGACTTGCTCGGATCGACAAGCGTCTCGATAAGGTCACGAGTCGCGAATCGGTTTCCGGCTGCCGTCAAATCCGGGCCAACGATGCCGCCCTGCCCTGCCATGCGATGGCATTTGTAGCAACTGCCGACGCCAAACATCTTCTTTCCGTTGGCCAAATCACGTGACTTCAAATCGTCATCTGTGATCGGCATCAAGTTATCGACTGTCCAATCGTTGACTTTGTCACGTGCCTTGAGATCGGCGTAGGGATCAATGCTGACGGGCTTCTTCGCCAGCAATTCAGCCAATTCGCCCTTCGTTGCCTCAGGCATGTTTCTGATTGCGAGATCGCGAACGCTTTTCACGTATCCGCCGAACGAATGCCCGCCCAGAAACTCGGTCGCACCCAAAAACCAGTTGAAATACTTCTCACGAGCCTCATTCGTCCAGCCAGATTTTGCAACAGCGAGATGCCACGCGTAGGCGACTTGCTCCTCCTGAGTATCTGCCGCGAGCAACAGGTCCAGAGTCTGGGGAACGGCCGATTCGACGTTTGCGGCGATAAGGATTTTTGAAAGTTCACGATCAAGGTCAGCATCACCGCTTGGAAACTCTGAACTGAGACTGTTCACGGCGGCAACTGCCGAAGGAAGCTGGTATTGAGACCGAATCATCATCAAACCGTAGACTCGAAGCAGCGCCAAGCGTTGCGACTTGCTCAAGTCGTTCCACGCGAGGCGATCGAGGGCTTTGACAGCGATTTCGCGAAACCCGTTGTCCCGTCCGCATCGTGCAACGGCAAGTGCTCCTTCGAGCAAAGCGTTGGGCCGCGTTTCGTCGCCGATTTTTGAAATCCATTTCTCTGGAGCCTGATGCTCAAGGCCGATTCGAGACGCAAAACGAATGTGCCGATCGGAGTGACCAAGATTCTCCCACAGCATGTCGACCGATACAGACGAGCCTTCGACATGAGACTCTTCAAGTTCACGACGAAGTTTGACAAGCTCTCCCGGTTCGACTTTCGCATCTACCGCAGCGGTTGATTCGCTGCCGGTGTACGAGATTTCATAAAGAGCTGACTGACTTCGTCGGCCGCCAATCAGAAAGTACATTTTTCCGTTGACCGGATTGATCGTCACGTCGGTCACAGGAAGCGCGTTGGAACTGCAGAATACTTCTTTGGTCGCCGTCCACGAAGCGCCAGCGGGTTCCAGCTTCAAAGCGTAAATTTTCCCGTAGCTCCAATCCGAAATGAACAGAGCATTCTGATACTTGGCCGGGAACTTTGCTCCGGTCCCGAACGTGATTCCTGTTGGGCTGCCGACTCCAACTTCGTGAACTGGAGGCAAGCTGTCGGGATAGTATTTGGGCCATTTTCCGCTGCCGTTTCGCCAGCCGAATTCGCCGCCACTGACGACGTGACAGACTCGCGTCGGACGATACCAGGGCGATCCAACATCCCACTCCATGTCGGCATCGTAAGTGAATAGCTCGCCATTGGGAGCAAACGCGATGTCGTATTCATTGCGGAATCCGGCGCAAACCAGTTCGAATGACTTGCCTTCGGGATCCGTTTTGCAAACCCAACCGGCCGGAGCCATCTTGTCATTCGCGTGGCCACCCGGATCAGGCAGTCGCTCGATCAACTGGTCTTCTCCCCAATGGCGTGGCGGACGGGATGTCTCAGGTTTCGGAATTTTGGTCATGTTTCCGGCACAGATGTACAACGACTGCTTGTCCGGGCTGAGAATCACAGCATGCGGCCCGTGCTCGCTGCCGCCATCGAACTCTCGAAGCATTGTGACTTCGTCGTACTGGTCGTCGCCGTTGGTATCCTGGCAGCGAAACAGCCCCGGCGGCATGTTGTCACCACGATGCGACACGACGTAGAGGCTGTCGAAAGCACAGAGCAGTCCCTGAGCGCGGCCAATCTTTGCCGTCAGTTTCTCGACTTTCGCTTCGCCATCCCCGGTGGCCGGAGTGATCCGATACAGTCCGCCATACTGCGAGGACGTGATCAAACGCCCTTGAGGATCAGTCGTGATCGAAACCCAGGAGCCCTGCTGTTCGACGGGTACGCCGTAGACGACCTTGGCCGAAAAACCATCGGGCAGTGTCAGTTTCTGGGGAATGCCGCGGTCCTGAGCGACGACATTGGTTGCGGCGATTGCCAAAACCGCAATGGATGCGAAACGTATCAACGACTTAAAAACTTGCACTATTCTGCTCCCGGGAGTGTTCTCAACTTTGATCGTAGCCCAATTACTGACGTCCGGTTTGATTTTATCAAAAAACGTGGCTTGGGTTGGCTACCGCGCAAATGTTTGGACAATGGAATCGAAAACTTTTCAGCCATTATTCTGCAGCTCCACGCCGAGCCCACTATGAGCGATTTTCAGGACCGTACGATTCAGGAACTTTACAAACTCAAGCGACGCGGTGCGCAGTGGCATGCCGTACTTGCCGCTGGCGAGGTCGGAATTTTTGGAGCACTTGATTCTGGTCAGAAAACGGTTGCTCAACTCGCAGAGATGTTGTCGCTCAACGAAGAGGCCGTTCGTCGACTGATGAATGTTCTGCTGCAGACCGAAATGGTGGAGCAGTACGGAGAGGATTTTGCGTTGACGACACTGGGAGGTTTGATTCCGGCGTCGTTGCGGAATTTCGGAGCTCCTTCGTGGGAACGGCTGGTGGATCATCTCAAAACGGGTGAGGGAATCGACGATTCGACCTGGGACGTTGAGCTTGATGCACGCGAGTGGACGATGACTCCGGCGGCGATCAATGCGATGAAGTGCCTGGACATCGGAAGCACCCGGAAGGGGATTCGAATTCTCGATCTTGGTTGCGGTTCAGGCGTGTTTGGCGTCGCAATGGCTCATCGCGACCCGACTTCCCGGATCACTTTTCTGGACACCGCCAGTCAGCTCAAACGAGCCAAGGAGACGTTGGACAGCGTTGGTATTGAGGCGGAAATCAAATGGGCGGAGTGCGATCCGGCGACGGAACTACAGCTGTTCGAAGCCGGTGAACCGTTTGACTTGATCGTCGTTGCCAATCGAGTTCACCGGATGGACGTGATTGCTCAGGAAGCGATGTATATGAAGCTGCATTCGCTGCTAAAGCCAGAAGGAGAAATGGCAATCATCGATGTTTTTGCGGGTCAGGAAGCCGGCCAGGAAGATGTGGCCATTTTCGATCTGGAATCCGGGCTACGAGCCGGCGGGAAAGTTTGTGACGCACTGCGAATCGAATACTCGCTCAAAGCCAGCGGTTTCCGGCAAGTCCAGTTTGCCTGGCTGCCGTGTGAACCCCATCTGTACGGATTAATGTTGGCGACGCGCTAGCCAGTTCAGGCAACAGCTCACGATCCAGTCGCTTTTCATCGGATAGCTCACGCTAGAGGCGACCATGCTGGTCAATGTGGGAGCGGATTCAAGCTCAGGCTGGGATCCGGTGATACGTCGCTAACTCCACCACGCTAATTGCCCTCCGCTAACTGCGAAAAGCTCTACGTTGAAAGTGCGGTGCTTCGAATAGTTCGTCATTGCTTTCGATTTCAATGGACTGATCATCGAGTTCCAAGAGCTTGTCGACGAGCAGTTGCGTGTCGTGCTGCGTTTTTTCCAACAGCACCATGCCGAACGACTTTGGCAGCCCTAGCGAGTCGAATCGGTCCGATGGAAAACAGGCCAACAACGAGCTGGAGATCTTCCGATTGAGCTCCGGATTCGCAGCCCATTGCGACTGGAACTGCTGCAACTCAGCCGCGAACGATGCGATCAGAACCTGGTTCCGGCGTGCCTGCAAAACCGGCGAAGTCTCTTCGTCTTCTTCATGAAAATCGGAAACGCGGCTTTCGTCGAAAGCAAACATTTTTGCGATTTCAACATCGGTGACCCGTACCAAAAACAGATCCGTCCAACGTTCAACTTTGCGACGCAGCAGATTCAGCCGATCGAACTCCGGTTCGTTCATCGCCTGAGTTCCCAGCAGCAAACGCATGGCACGATTGCGAGCTTCGATGTGGCTGATGTGAACCGAATGAGCCAGACCAAACAGTTCGTCGGATTCCTGATAGGTATCGTGAGCCAAAACAGCGGCGGACCAGACTCGCGTCAGAAACTCGGAAACAAAAATCTCCTCGACGACGGTTGTGATCGCTGGCCAGGGATTGTGTGAGTTTTCCACATCCCGCAAGTCTTCCTCGAACACCTGCAGAGCCGCGTTCCATCGCTGCAATCTGCACTTTGATGCAGTCCAGTAATCCACCGAAACGAGTTCCTGAGGTTCACTGTTTCCAAAAATGAGTGTTGGGGCGTGGACTGCGATCCAGCTTCCGATTTGAGCGAGTTGGCTTGCGTGCATGTTGTTTGACTGGCGTAAGTTTTCGTTTGTTTCAGCTTCTGTTTCGTTTGTTTCAGCTTCTGAAAAGCAAGCCGGGTGCCAGGCAAGCGAAAGTTCACCAAACGTGGCGAAAGCGTTGTTTTGCGTTCCAATTTCTGCCAAAATCTGCGGCGCGATGATGCCAGAACCCAACGTGTGGAATCAACGCATCATCAGGACGTTTCGAATTCGCCACAAGGCGCTAATCTCTGGGCAGCCAACAAAACGCTGAGAATCCATGACCGGACCAGTTTCCAAATTTCTGGAGCAAAATTTCAGGCATTTCAACGCACGCGAGACACTCGACACAGCAAAATCGTGGTGCCAATTCCTGGAAGATGGAGGGAAGGTGCTGGTTAGTCTGGCGGGCGCGATGAGCACCGCTGAACTTGGCGTCTCGCTGGCGCGAATGATCCGCGAAGACAAAGTCCACGCGATCTCATGCACCGGCGCGAATCTGGAAGAAGACGTATTCAACCTCGTCGCCCGGGACGAATACCACATGGTGCCGAACTATCGCGATCTGTCGCCCGACGACGAATACGATCTGTTGCAGAAAGGATTCAATCGCGTCACCGACACTTGCATTCCGGAAACCGTGATGCGGCACGTCGAACACAACTTCATCGCAGTCTGCGCTGAAAACGAAAAGTCGGGAACCCGGATGCTGCCGGCCGAGATCTATTTCGAACTGTTTCGTCAGGGCGTTCTCGAGCCGCACTTTCAGATTCCGCGTGAAGATTCGTGGTTGCTGGCCGCGTGGGAAAAGGACATTCCGGTTTACACGCCCGGGTTCGAAGATTCGACGCTGGGCAACATCTTTGCGGCTCGAGTCATCGAAAACAAACTTTCAACGCACGATTCGATCAAATCAGGAACGGCTCAGATGCAAGAGCTTGTTAACTGGTACCTGAAAACGGATGCCGAATCCAAAATTGGATTCTTTCAAATCGGCGGCGGCATCGCAGGCGATTTTGCAATTTGCGCCGTGCCGCTGATCATTCAGGATTTACAGAAAGATATCCGACTGTGGTCGTGG is part of the Mariniblastus fucicola genome and harbors:
- a CDS encoding c-type cytochrome → MQVFKSLIRFASIAVLAIAATNVVAQDRGIPQKLTLPDGFSAKVVYGVPVEQQGSWVSITTDPQGRLITSSQYGGLYRITPATGDGEAKVEKLTAKIGRAQGLLCAFDSLYVVSHRGDNMPPGLFRCQDTNGDDQYDEVTMLREFDGGSEHGPHAVILSPDKQSLYICAGNMTKIPKPETSRPPRHWGEDQLIERLPDPGGHANDKMAPAGWVCKTDPEGKSFELVCAGFRNEYDIAFAPNGELFTYDADMEWDVGSPWYRPTRVCHVVSGGEFGWRNGSGKWPKYYPDSLPPVHEVGVGSPTGITFGTGAKFPAKYQNALFISDWSYGKIYALKLEPAGASWTATKEVFCSSNALPVTDVTINPVNGKMYFLIGGRRSQSALYEISYTGSESTAAVDAKVEPGELVKLRRELEESHVEGSSVSVDMLWENLGHSDRHIRFASRIGLEHQAPEKWISKIGDETRPNALLEGALAVARCGRDNGFREIAVKALDRLAWNDLSKSQRLALLRVYGLMMIRSQYQLPSAVAAVNSLSSEFPSGDADLDRELSKILIAANVESAVPQTLDLLLAADTQEEQVAYAWHLAVAKSGWTNEAREKYFNWFLGATEFLGGHSFGGYVKSVRDLAIRNMPEATKGELAELLAKKPVSIDPYADLKARDKVNDWTVDNLMPITDDDLKSRDLANGKKMFGVGSCYKCHRMAGQGGIVGPDLTAAGNRFATRDLIETLVDPSKSISDQYEATIFAMEDGRTVTGRVVNLAGGQYHVQPDMINPDRMVKINVAEIEAMKPSATSPMPQGLLDTMTRDDILDLIAWMRSVK
- a CDS encoding class I SAM-dependent methyltransferase; protein product: MSDFQDRTIQELYKLKRRGAQWHAVLAAGEVGIFGALDSGQKTVAQLAEMLSLNEEAVRRLMNVLLQTEMVEQYGEDFALTTLGGLIPASLRNFGAPSWERLVDHLKTGEGIDDSTWDVELDAREWTMTPAAINAMKCLDIGSTRKGIRILDLGCGSGVFGVAMAHRDPTSRITFLDTASQLKRAKETLDSVGIEAEIKWAECDPATELQLFEAGEPFDLIVVANRVHRMDVIAQEAMYMKLHSLLKPEGEMAIIDVFAGQEAGQEDVAIFDLESGLRAGGKVCDALRIEYSLKASGFRQVQFAWLPCEPHLYGLMLATR
- a CDS encoding deoxyhypusine synthase family protein, translating into MTGPVSKFLEQNFRHFNARETLDTAKSWCQFLEDGGKVLVSLAGAMSTAELGVSLARMIREDKVHAISCTGANLEEDVFNLVARDEYHMVPNYRDLSPDDEYDLLQKGFNRVTDTCIPETVMRHVEHNFIAVCAENEKSGTRMLPAEIYFELFRQGVLEPHFQIPREDSWLLAAWEKDIPVYTPGFEDSTLGNIFAARVIENKLSTHDSIKSGTAQMQELVNWYLKTDAESKIGFFQIGGGIAGDFAICAVPLIIQDLQKDIRLWSWFAQISDSTTSYGGYSGAVPNEKITWCKLSKECPRFMINSDASIVAPLIFGYVLGD